The DNA window cgcaaaaatctcaaaatactaaaatttaCCGATTTCATTAACAGGGCGGACACTACCAGGCCACCTTTTCCGACCTTTGTTTGGTAGTGTTGTGCCCAACCCTTGCTGGAGACCCAGAAGTAAGGGCCACTATTGACTTAAGCAATGGTAAGTCTAgtacatttaaaaaacattcttgaATTCAGAATATCTATTAAACCCTGTCGATTTTCTGAGCTCGATGGATAACGTGGATATCGTAGAACGGTCACGAAGTGAAAGTAGTGAGGGTTGGCTTAAATATATAACTCATgtacatttttaattattttacttgtttttttttttttacagttaccCAGGATCGCATACAAGCTGCTGTAGCAGAGGCTGAGGCGAGACTGGCCCTTACAACCGAATCAATGTGAGTTTTGTTGATTGTCTtgaatcaccatcaccatccgaAATGCCAGTGGAAGAATCATTGAAAGAAATGACGATCCTATTGACGTTGTAGACGTCCTCACTGTAACTTCAAAACCATCTTGTTTGTGTTGCCTGCCGATCAAATTGTACCAGCGAGTGCGACGCCAAGCAGGAGTCGAAGGAAACTTAAAGAAATGCAAGCCAGTTTCCGGGTCATAAAATGAATTTGAGCAGCCTTTAACTGCACACtgctttccttttctttttaaagttgGAGAAACTTCGTTTGAATCATCCATATAATTATCTAGAAGGCCCAAAATCGACTTTTGAAGAGTTCTTAGCGAAACGTGCAACACAGCTAGAAATCAAGATGGCGTCTGTGTTTTCGAGACAACTCTCGCCTCGTTTTCGTGTTCgcgtccaagatggcggcggggACTGTGAATAGGACTATTGCATTATGCTTGTAAAACAATAACTtcaattacaaaatgggtcagcTCAGTCTACCACCTGTGGGGAGTTTTGACGTATGGCGAATCCTCGCCGTTATGACGTATCATGCTCACGTGTTACAATCAGATCAGTTTGTTGTCGTTGTCACTCTTGAACTTTCAAGGAAGCGAAACAGACTTACTGTCTCTTTCGACAACGTTTTTTCAAGAAGTTTGCAAGAACTATTCAAGGATTTCTCAAGAATTTGATTCCAAGAATAATCAGGAACAAGATTGGATTGTGGGAAGATTGTGCCGGTTGAAGTTAACTTACAAATCTGAATTTGACGTTGAGTTCATCGGTAAACAACAAATCTTTACCAGGCTCAACGTACAATCAAGGGACAATCAAAATAATCCTTAGGAAATGCTTTCCAATCATTTATTTAAACATTCTGAACACAATCCAAACGACAAAGCACGTTAAAAGATccttgacaaaaaaaatccttagaGAAAACCGTTTCACCTTTGCGAAATATTCCATAGTCGGGTTGtaggtttttcttttttaatttgtcaTAGAAACATACAAAAGAAGCCATTGGCAATGGTTATTGAGAACTCTTGACTACGATCTAGCAGAGGTAACTGTCGTCATGCATGGCATCGGCGGCTTAACAGTGCAGAGGTTGAAACGCAAAATCAAAACCAACGGCTTCGAAAAAATGAAAGCCGACATCGTTATTCTAAAAGTAGGAACGAACGACATTGGGACCAAGCGGCCGGAGACAATTGGGTCAGAAATTGAGAATTTGACCCGCGGACTTAGGGAAACGTACAATGTTAAAGTTGTTGGTGTCTGTTTGATAATCCCAAGAGCCGATAACATTCATTTTAGGCGCCAAGCAGACATCGTTAATAAATATTTACAGGTAGTGATCAATGATCTCtcgtttgctttttgtttaaatCCCCCTCAAAAGGTTTGCTGAAGGATGGTGTCCACCTAAACACCAGGGGACAATATATGCTGTATCGTAGTTACAGAGGTGCTGTAATCAAAGCAATGCAATTGCTATGATACGATCCAAAAGTTGCAAGCAAAAACTGTGCAAATGTCATCAAACAAGTGTATATGATTGCAATGAGAGCTTTATATCattaatttcaatttttttcatacatAATAATGATcagtttttataaaatttatcATATGGGTCTCAAACCCATTTCATAaacatgtgaaaaaaaaactccggCAAGTTTGATAGAGAAGattattaacaaaatattgtgGTTCAACCCATTAAAATTATAATCtttttgtataaaatttgTATAAATTATTTGTCGGTGTCCTGCATCTGATATGACATAAATAATTATTCTTTAAAGTAGGCACCAGTTGTTATAGTGACAAATGGTTTATTGTCTGTCACTGTTTTGTCATTATGTCATTTAACTGTTGAACAAACAAATTTTAGTGACAGCATGACTTGTTACTGTCACAATGTTACAAACAAATGTTTATGGTTTATGTCGTAGGTATATCAAAACCAACACATTTGATTAGGTTAACTCAAGAGACTAGGGACCGATGAAGTGAAGGAAAATTTTAATAGGAAGATGCATGAATGCTTCCCAGGAGTTAGGAAGTTCTCCTTTCAGCAGTTTGTAGAGGGTGCTGAACCAGAAAGTTGAAGTCATGTCTAAAATACAGTCTGTAGCCTGAAACATTACGGGAGAACAAGGTCtgaatatataaatatttaatttcGATATGTAGGGGTGCAATGATACCACGGATTTCAAGTCTATTTCTACAATACTATCCTTGAATTTCATgaattttgaagaaaaaaatcctggTGATCCGCAAGTCGTCAATAGAGTGGATTTTAATTGTTACAAATACAGTTGTAGATGGTGTtcgtgttattattttttttgcttgattgATGTAAAGGAATATACTATAACTATAtagctatttaaaaaacaaaataatatattttaactGGTCTATCACTCTATTTAGAGTAATGTGttgatttcaaaacaaaacctaaTTGCAATTGATAGTTTGGAAGTTTCAATGTCACTCTTTTGTTTATGCTCATGGAGGTAACACAGTCTAGTGCTTTTATTGATAGCTGAGTCACATCCTCCTGTTATCTTTTGTTGAACTAGACAATTATCACAGTATTCTCGGCAGTTCTGCACATTGACATCATTTTCTCCAAAGtatgccaaaaaatatatgtCTACAGCTTGTTTCCAAGCAGTATTTGACAGTGTCATCAAGCTGCCATCTTTTTAGCTGTTTCTGTTCTTACCTTTCCAACTAAGCAATCGAGTTCATAATTTTGGTTCTGTCCTCAAAGCGATTATAAAGGGTGCATACTGCTGGATCACCATCTCTGCCAGCTCGTCCCGCCTCCTCGTAGTAGTGCTCAACACACTCTGGCATAGTGTGAGGAACGACAACCCGGACATTTTTTTGGTCAATACCCAGGCCAAATGCCTTTGTTGCACACATAACATGGGCTCCTTCACTCATCCAAGCAGTTGTGTTACTTTTCAATTTCCTCAAGGGCACTCCCTTCTCTTTAAGCAGGAATGCCAAATTGTTACTCCATTTAGAAGTAATGCAGGAATAGCATAACATATTGTCTTTCCAGCTCCGGTGGGCCattatttaacacattgaAAGAAACAGCATTACTATCATTTACCCATGCGTTGTGGGTTGAATTCAGTTAAACGTTAATTGAGTAATTTTGTGAACATAAAATTTAAAGCCTTGGCCATGTTCCTCAATAATCCTCTTGTGTTTTATCAAGTGTGCTCTATGCACTAACAAGTTTTTCAATTGATAGTATGGACCTGGCTTTGATGTTTGCATCTATTCTGTGAGCCGTCTAGCTACACAACAAAGCATACATACTTACCAAAGATACCACAGTTTACGGATGATCGATCCAACGATCCGACGATCGAGTGACACAGGagtccctccaataactcttaaatgctttgcaagcattcacgagttaaaaaTGGCATTTTCTACAAGGTATTTCAATTGACGCCTTCTAGCCACAGAAATTTTCCTTCcaggttttgttgttgttgtttgtctgTAAAAAGCATGcattcttttttatgttttaggtCGAATTAGTCCTATCGTCGAGTTTCAGCAATTTTGGGGAGCTGTAGAGGCATCAACCCTTGTTTGCCAATCTCAGTACTGCCAGTACCCATGGCAGTGTTTTTACTGCAGATTCAATTGCAAACAAGGGTTGGGTTCCTGATCGCCCTCAATTGGGcatcaacagaaaacagtttgccaTGGTAAGGCATAAGattacctgaaaaaaaaaaaagctttccaTCACATCAGTTATTTACAATTGCATATCTCCGTCCTTTTCACTGTACTGCTGTCACCTCTCTTGATTACCTTGATTAGAATGCACGTTTTTCATTCGCCTCCTCTAACATCCAAAGAACTTGGGGAAACAAATGTGTATCGCATCATCATATCAAACTTTTATCATCAACGGGAAGatataaaaatgaatactGGTTTTGATGATAAATAATGAGTTTGCATTTTAGAAAGAGGACTTGTCTGGGGTGGGTCCACCTCAGATTCTGACAGGACTTCTGGCTTCTGGGGTggtatgtatgtttttttctcaaggACTGGGGTTTAAACATGGTTATTCCATTCATTCAATCTACTATGCATCAGAGAAGTAGATCTCCACATCTGGGAGTAAATGGTGATTACTAGTCCATCTTTGGTCAATCAAACTCTGACAAAATCGTTTGGATTTATTCAAGAGGTATTCAGCTACATGTAAATGGTGTCTAGAAGAGGGGTGGTGGCGGTTCCCGTAACacaatgtacagtatttggGTATTATTGTGACGTGTACCGTATATTGGTAttgttataaataaataaataattaggaGCTCGTCAAAGAAGATTGCAGACTTATCTGTCTCTTTATTACTGGTAATTTgtaatttgtttaatttttatagatatattttatgttatataatatatagatacACATGCATGTATGTATTTTTATAGGCCCATTTGCACCGTTAATGAGGTTTCATGAGTGTGTTGTAGTGGCTTTACCTGTGGAAGTTGGTGAGCCTTTTACCGATGCACAAGTTCATTGTATCATTGATATGGCTGACGgtaagttattacatttgtgtgtCCAGGTAAAAAACGGTCCCTTTAACACTCATCATTTACTACTCAGTACAGCACTGAATAGAAGatcataaaaaaagtataactACCTTCGATGTTTCAGTATAGGCATCCAATCTAGATACCAATACTTAGAGGTTTTAAAAATTGGGTAACATAAGACAAATCTGATCAGGAgctgcaaaaaatatttgtttatttatttactaataTTTTCCCAGgtaaatcccttcagcaaagcTGATATAAATAGGTGACATGGATAACAAAATTATaagggaaaagaaaaatgtatcccCTTCCATTGACATTTGGGGCtaaacatgatttttttttcagtgacaGGAAAGGATTATTAGGGAACTTAAGCACCGGGCGTTTTATCGACAACGGCGACGCCAGGGCCGAGAGGGCCTGTGGGCGAGCTCCCCCGTTGCTCCCGCCAAAATCAAAACATTAAGCCGAAGGAAAACACAACTCGCGACGGGAACGGAAGATTTTTACGCTAGACGTATAAAAAATCGACAAAATGTCTTCCTTCCCAGGAATACGAGATCTTTTGCTAGTGGCATACGACAATGGGGCACTCAGTGATGAAGAATTCTTGGTTTTATGGGAAGACAACCGCTCAAAAAGCCGTATTTTCCCTACGATTTCTACGAGAGATTTGACCTGGAAACCATGAACGAAGACGAGTGCATTGCCGAGTTTAGAATGCGAAAACAAGACATACAGATAGTAGTTGACGCTCTACAACTACCAGCCACTATTCAGTGTTCACAAAGAACAATCTGCGATGCAGATGAAGCTCTGTGTATGCTCCTAAGGCGTTTTTGCTATCCTTGTCGATATTCTGATCTGATCGGCCGGTTTGGTAGACCTGTGCCAGAGCTGTGCATGATAACAAACACCTTGATGGACTATATATTTGACAATCATTGCCATCGAATTTCGCAATGGAATTATGATATACTCAATCCACCGATGTTACAAGAATATGCTGATGCAATTTTTGCCAAGGGAGCCCCATTAGGCAACTGTTTTGGCTTTGTAGACGGAACGGTGCGACCAATATCGCGTCCAGGCCAAAACCAAAGAATTGTATATAATGGTCATAAAAGAGTGCACTCTTTAAAGTTTCAGTCAGTGGCGCTGCCTAACGGCCTTATCAGACACATGTATGGCCCAGTCGGTAAGTAAACTCAGCTGTTTTATCTTGAGACTActtgttgtgtttttatttatagacCTCACCCACCAGAAACAAAAGAGCAAGACATCTAAAAACATCATTACCCCCGAGGATTTTTCTTAGCTAATCTGATGAGTACATTTGATACACCTCGAACAGAATAGGTGAAGTGCTCACGAAACGAATTGAAGTGTTCCATTGAACAGGGAGAGCGACCTGGGGAGAGGGGTAGAGACTTTTCTAACCatctaaaattaaaaattgacTCCTGTCATGTGCATTTTTCATATCtacttttaaaacttttctttCAGAGGGCAAAAGACATGATGCATTTATGCTGATGGAATCCAATATTTTGCATGAAGTAGAAAACAATGCATTCTCCCCTACTGGTCAGGCG is part of the Nematostella vectensis chromosome 13, jaNemVect1.1, whole genome shotgun sequence genome and encodes:
- the LOC125558986 gene encoding uncharacterized protein LOC125558986, whose protein sequence is MLLRRFCYPCRYSDLIGRFGRPVPELCMITNTLMDYIFDNHCHRISQWNYDILNPPMLQEYADAIFAKGAPLGNCFGFVDGTVRPISRPGQNQRIVYNGHKRVHSLKFQSVALPNGLIRHMYGPVEGKRHDAFMLMESNILHEVENNAFSPTGQAMCMYGDPAYPLRVHLQTPFRNGVLTPMIEEYNSRMSSVRSSVEWLFGEIINDFKFLDFKKNLKLNLSCVGKMYLVCAFLENVITCLYGNTTSEFFGLDPPSIYYYLN